The genomic segment TTGTGGAACAAAGCATGCTGCAGTGGATGTCTTGAAACCAAGTGATCCTAACCTGTATAGTTTTTGTGGACTCCACGAGAACATTGAACTTTCAGATCGTTATACGCTGAACTATAACATGGACCTGAACTTTGACACTGAAAATATTAAGGTTCTATGGAAGAAGGCCGTGGTTATTGACAAGCAAAGTAATGATTCTGTAAATGTAGATATGAAGGACCTGAGGTGTAAACTCATATCTAATCCTCCGATTGTCTTTGCTGGAACATTTGATGTGCATCATCAGAACCAGCATTACATTATTCATTTCCTCCAGGATATGCGAACATATATCAATAAGAAGAATGGTGGAATGAAAGTCATGCAGGAATGCCATAATGTGGCAGATCTGGACTCCAACCTGCTTTATAAGTTTCAGAAGCCAGAGAGGATTCCTAGGAAATAATTATTGAGTCTTGGAACGCTAATAGGGTAAATTCCTTATTAGCGTTTCCATGACGAAAAAAGATGTTATGCTGTCAAAGATAGCACCATATTACTATATCGTAGCATGGATATGCTTGTCGAGTGCCAGCATATTTGTTGTAACGAATGCGTTTGTGGATAGCATATTATATCCGAAATGGATAATAACTGCTATGCTCGCAGTCGTATTCACATTCTTTTCATTACCTTTCTTCTTTTTCTCAAAGAATATTCCATGGGTAATGGTATATAAGCAAATATGTAGGTACACGAATATCATAGTTCTTTTTGAAGCATTATTGGCCATCTTCCAGATTGTTGGTTTGGTCTCAATGAATACCAGTTGTTATGCTGGAACATTCGACAATACGGCTGGCTTGTCTGCTTGTCTTGCCATAAGCTATCCAATGGGTTTTGTTTTCTTTAAAGAATATAACAAGTATGAACGTTTTTGTTTCTGTATAGTCAAATTGGTTTGTTTGTTTGCTTTAATTGTATATGAATCAAGAATTGGTTGTGTCACCATGATACTTATACTTTTCTTGGTCTTATTTAATAAGCATCGCTATAAGTATTGGCTTGTTGTTTTTTTAGTTGTCACTGCCTTAGTACTTAGTGCTTGTTTCGTAAAGACACAATCAACAATAGGTAGATGGTTTATCATTGAACGTACAATGGAACTAATACAAGAACGACCAATGACGGGCTGGGGGATTGGTGGCTTTACTAAGGAGTATATGAATGCTCAGGCCGATTATTTCTGTTGTTATCCAGAAAGCCCGTATGGTTTGTTGGCGGACAATATTCATCATCCATTAAACGAGTTTTTGTTGTTGGCGGTTAATTATGGCGTTCCATGCATGTCTTTGGTGCTTATATGTTGTATGATGGTATTCCTTTATTATGCTTATCACAGATCACCATATGGAAAAGAGGGATGCTATATATTTATGTCCATATTGATAATGGCCTTTTTTTCCTATCCCTTTTCTTATCCCTTCACATGGCTTTTGTTAATTCTGTCTGTTGTGCTTGTGTTCTCAGTCAAGCTTGGTCGTATAAAAAGAAACAGACCCAATTTGACTATTACTTTTTTGCTCTGGGGCATCAATGCCTTGGCTTTTGTTCCATTAAGTAGAACTCTGGAATTTCATTTGTCTTGGAAAGATGCCTCATCGCAAACGAGGAATCCTGACGCCTCCCAGTCTTTATATAATTCGCTTTATCAGTGTGGACGTAATAATTATCATTTTCTTTATGACTATGCTTGTGACGCATATGATAAAGAACAATATGAACTTGCCTTAGATTTATCTTATAAGGCGGAGAGGTATATTTCAGACTATGAACTAACAATGCTAATTGGTGATTGTTGTCAGTCTTTAAATTATCAGGAAGATGCAATGTGGCACTATCAGAGAGCTCTTCAGATGTGTCCATCACGCTTGATGCCACTATACGAGATTTATAATATATATAGTAGCCGTAATGATACAGTAAATTGCGTAAGGCTATATAAACAAATCAATCATAAGGAAATCAAAATTAAGAATCAAATAACGGAAATGATAATAAAAGATGTAAACCAAGATAAAAAACGTTTTATTACTAACTGATTATACTCAGAAGTTTAATACCTGCGCTGCAGGTGGTCATATCTTTCTCACCTCACCGTGGTGAATGCCTCGTTGAGGGAGAAGGTTTTTTCGTAGCCTTTGGTCTTTATTCATGATTCTTTAATACTTATATATTAATTGTAATTGACGAAGAAACGAGGAATAAGCTTGGTCAGATTTTGACGATTGGCAAAATATCTGTAATTTTGCAGGCGATATGAAAATTGTAATACTAGACGGATTTACGGCCAACCCAGGCGATTTGTCGTGGGCTGAGCTGGAAGCGCTGGGTCAGGTGACGGTGTACGAGAGAACCTTGCCCAGTGAGACGGTGGCGAGAGCTGCCGAGGCGGACATGGTGCTGACCAACAAGGTGGTTGTGAGTAAAGAGGTAATGGACCAGTTGCCCCACCTTAAATATATAGGTGTGCTGGCCACAGGTTATAATGTGGTGGACGTCGAGGCTGCCCATCAGCGTGGCATCATAGTGACCAACGTGCCTGCCTATAGCACTGAGAGTGTGGCGCAGATGGTGTTTGCCCACCTGCTCACAGTGACCAATCGTACTGAGCACTATGCCCAAGAAAATAGGCAGGGGCGATGGAGTAGGAATGCCGACTTTTGCTATTGGGACTTCTCGCATATGGAACTGGCTGGCAAGACCTTTGGCATTGTGGGACTTGGAAATATTGGTCGTCGCGTGGCTGAGATTGCCCTGGCCTTTGGCATGAAGGTGAAGGCTGTGAGTAGTAAGACCACCCTGCCTGCAGGCATCGAGAAGGTGTCGCTGGAGGCGTTGCTGGCCACGGCTGATGTCTTGTCGCTGCATTGTCCACTGACGGACAGTACGCGCCACTTGATTAATGCCGACACGCTGGCGAAGATGAAGTCTTCAGCCATCCTTATCAACACTGGTCGTGGTTCTTTGATTGACGACCAGGCTGTGGCTGATGCGTTGGCCGATGGTCGACTGGCTGCCTTCTGTGCCGATGTGCTCACGCAGGAGCCGCCCTTGGCCGACAACCCTCTGTTGAAGCTGCCTAATGCCTTTATTACGCCCCACATTGCCTGGGCGTCGAAGGAGGCTCGCGTTCGCCTCATCCAGGTTGCTACCAACAATGTGCGTGCTTTCTTGAGTGGCACGCCACAGAATGTTGTTTAGCTGAGCTGGCGCGACGTCCGCCACGCGTTTGTTCATTGTACATTGTACATTGTTCATTGTACATTGTTCATTGTCAAGAAATACTGCCGAAAAAAGGGGTTCTGAAAAAATGCAAACTAGAACGCAAAAATGGGTCAAAAATGACCTTTCGGAGGACCCCTATCGATTTCACCATGCAACGGAGGCTGTTTTACGATGCAACTCATGCTGTTTTACCATGCAAAACAGCCTCCGTTGCAGTGTAACTCAGGCTCCGTTACAACCTAAACGAATATTCGATTGCGTTCTAAATCTTTACACTTTTCGAGCTAATTTTGCAACTCTCTCATTTTCAACGATTTACGAACTCTCTCATATTTCGCCTGTACGCACAGAAAAAAATTTTGGCTCAGAATTTTTAAATCTCAGAGGCGCTATTGTCAGAAAATTTCCATGAACCACGTGCAGATTCGACAGACAACACGCATTTTCTTTTTTCGAAATTAACTGTATGATGGCATTTGTTTAAACATTGTTAATTCTTCATCATTAACATGGGGATTGCTTGGAGAGTATCAGATAAAAGTATAAATTTGCAATAAAAAAATATAACTCCATAAATATTAACTAAAAACATGTTTTTCATGAATCGTGTTTTCGTTTCCTCGATACTGTTGGTCCTGTTCTTTTTGACGGCTAACGCTCAAGAGATGAGTCCAGATGCAGGAACTAACGGTCAATTTGAATGGCCGTCAACAGACCATAACACATTGACCCAAAATGGCGTTACGATACGACTCGTAAATGGAAGGCCAGAAACAACGTTTTCTGTAACGGCATCGGCATCGGCCACTTATCCAGTTGACTTCTGGCTTATGGGCGTAAGGCATAGCAATGGAACATGTTCAAAGTACATGCTGAAGGTGGATAACGACTCTGTTGGAGAGATTCTCACTGACAGGGGCGACTGGTATTCTTATCAGCATGCTATTTACCTGAGTGAGGGCGACCATCAAGTCAGTCTTGTTGGCAACCTTGACGATGTGCCGAATGCAGAGCATGTGAGTAAAGGTAAGACGGTTATTACTTTCAAAGAGCGATTGAATTCCGACACAGTCAGATATGCCCAAAGAAAGAATCACCAGAAACTGATAGAAGAAGAAAATGCTGCATTTTTCGAGGACTCGCTGTCGAGGGACTATCGTGTGATTAACTTCAATTTCAATGATGACGCACAGATAGATACAATTCGCCCCTCCACCGAATACAATGCCGAGCTCAACAAACAGGTGTTCTACTCTTTCTTCCGACTTGAGTATTTTCATGAAGGTCAGCATGTGAGTATGCGAACAAGTGGAACCACACTTAGCCACGCATTGAATCTGTTTAGCATGGACGACCCATCTGTGCTGTCAAGAGTCGCCGTGTCAGGACAAGCGGGTGAGGCATTGCTAAGCGTAGACATACCCCAGAGTGGTTTCTATTATGTCCTTTTACGTACAACCGACCCGTCAGAGTTTGGAACCTGCAATCTGTGCATTAACGAAGACAAGTGCTTTGACAATGTGCCTATATGCAGCTCCTCAACAGTGATACAGCATCCTTTCACAGGGCTCCCTTGTTGCTATTTTGCCGTCAGTAAAAATAGCGATCCATATATCTGCCTGATGGGAGAGGACGACCGTGTGAATGCCCACAACGACGATTATCCCTTTGATCCAGGAAAGTCCAATTACAATTGGGGGAAGAATGCTCGCATCAACAGGCCTTCAGGACAAAGCGGATGGCTGTTTACAACAACGAAATCATATCCAACTTCGAGACTTCCGAAGTGCGATATTTATGTGGAATGTAGAAGTGCAGGAGTTGATACAATTCAGCATCCAAATCTTAAGTTTGATGATGCAATTACTTCTCATTCTCCGTCGTATCTGTCAGAGTATTATAACTGCTTTGCATGGAGTGTCGGTCTTTGGCGAGAATGGAAAATCTTTGAGAAAATAAATAGCAAAGACGAGATGGATGCTTTTTTTGCGGAGTATGGCTTTTATCCAACGAATTCAAGTAACTCAGCAGACATTGATTTATGGTCAGACGGAAACAAGTTTACGCATGCATCTGTGAGATCAAAATCGCATCAATATGCTGCTGGATACGATTGGGAAAGTAAGCTAGGTCCAAATATCAGAATATTTCATCCGCGAAATGCACTCCATGGAGGAACATACGGTGAGGTTGTGGCGCATTACATGAGAGAACGCAATATGGCTTATCCCCATCCAGGACCTGGTCCTGTTCTGGATTTCTCGTTTTCAGAATCAGAAATGACGCAAATTGACAATGGAATCAAGAAGATTCCAAACAATGTAAAGGATTTGTTCTGGAAAATGTATAATGATTATCAGAATGATAGTTCTATTATGTATTTAAGCGATGCTCGAGACTTTGACAGAGCTCGAGTTTACAAGACATTGCTTAACTATTGCATTAATAATCCTATCGTTATTAATTTCCTATACAAAGAGGCAAGTAAAAGAAGTGTATTTCCTTTTAAATTATTGCAAGATTTGGCTGCAAGAATACACCCAGGACTGGAGTCCTATGTGGTGGAATCATGTAAGCACGTATGTGTCAATGGAAAAGGAATAACTTCACTAAACGTTCAGGCTATGGAAATTCTATTGTCAAAAGCATTATTGGCGGATGTCACTTCTTTAAAAGAAGTAGAAGATATCGCACAAAAGAACGTTTCTCAGCGTGAAATGATTTCTTTGTCTGTTACAGTACAAGAACGAACAGCCCATGTGTCCTTTATTCTAAGTGAAAAGTCTGAAGTAAGTTTGATGTTGGTTGACTTGAATAGTTTTGAGAAAAAAGATATTATTAAGTCTCAGAAATATGAGGAAGGAGAACAAAATATAACCTTTTTAATTGATAAGCCAAGCTTTTATTCAATTGGTTTAGTTGTAAATGGAGGCATCTATGAAAAGAAATTTAAAGTAGAAACTAACGATATATAAGTATGAAATATTTAATACTGTTATTTCTGTGGTTGTGTGCCGTTACCGATATTCAGGCTAGATTATACCCTGTGGCCACGATTCATTCAGTGAAATGCATTGAGCACAATGATACCAGTATTTATGTGTTAAGACCTAATGGACTTAAGGTCGTCAACAAGTTAACTGGCAAGATAACGGTCTACGACATGAGCACAGGCTATTTCGAAGATCAGTGGCGCATAAAAGACATGACACGACCTAATGCTTGGGTGGGACTGAATGCTCTGGCAATAAGGCCAGACACCATCTGGGTAGGTAGCAATGATGGCGTGCTGACCAGTATTACTGATGGCAGGGCTGACACTACTGTGCATTATGTGAATCATGATGAAAATAAGGTGAATGATTTAATATGGCCAATAGGCATAAACAGTATTGTCTTTGATTCAAACGGAACCATAGTTATAGGCGGAGACAATTGTATTTCCGTTATCTACCGCTCAGGAGAGGAACAGACGTTGGTTTTTCCAAGTTGTGACTTTGGAAACGAAATATGGCAGATGGTGGTAGACCATCATGATGACATCTGGATTGCTTCTACTTTGGCTCTCTATGGTAATGGCTTGATGAAATATCATATTGGAGGTACTTTGGAGACTATCAGTGACAAGAACGATAAGAGTATGCCCTATGATTACTCTAAGGTTAAGGGTATGGTTATCGATAATGATGGCAATTTATGGTTTGGTAGTTATCATTATGACTCAATTAATGCTGAAAAAAGTGAGTGGAGAGCCAAATTGCTGAAATACGATGGTAATAACTATACAAGTTATGATGTGGGACCAGATGTAACGATCCCCATATCTTTAAAATGCGATGGTCAAGGCAGAATATGGTTTCTCCCCACAGCCTCTTTTAATTATAGCACATCTGTTGGAGTTGAGTATTCCAAAGGTCCCCTTTGCTGCTTCGACCATGGTGTGATAACCCGTTATGAATGGAATCAAGAGACAGGATTCTGCTATTGTGTGGATGTGGATGGCGACTCTATCTATATTGGCACAGACAACGGCGTGCTGGTGTTCTCCGATGGCTCATTCCATTGGCTGAATGATACAGAGGCAGGTGTTTCAGAGCCAACAGTAAACAAGAGCATGCCATCACAAATCTTCGACCTTCAGGGCCGCCCCATTCAAGGCTTGCCCAAGCATGGGGTGTATATCCAGAATGGAAAGAAGGTGATGAGGTGAGTAGATGTATGAAGAATCAAAGACTGAAGTGAACCCAGAAAGTTGGACACAACTTAAAGGTTCACTTCAGATCTGTCCACTTGATCTTCGAAAACCATTAAAAAATCTTAATTGTTTACGTTTTGTCTCGCATTTTTTAGCTTTGCGTGTCACTTATGTCAGATACTCACAAAAATAATTATTAATTTCGCACATCGAAAAAATATTAAAAATCAAATTAACAAAACTTAGACAATGACAGAACAGCAGCTTACCGCACTTGCCACAGTAATTCGCAGCATCATAGCGCAGGAGACCAAACATACAGATACAGATGATACAGATGTTTTCTAAGAGTTTTTCGCGTACATGTGCACGCATGTACGCGTAGAGTTTTTAAATTTCATCTGTATATCTGTATTGATGATACTTTTCACATGTAACTATCATATTTACCACTCGTAAACATCATATTTAGCACTCGTAAACATCATAAAAAGAAAACACAAGTTCTCCTTTTGAAGATCAGCGGGACAGGTCCTGAAGCCTGTGTTCAAATCGACACCAACCCATTATAACGTTTTATTCAGCCAATAGCACGTGGGCGGCAGCCTGAGCCATGGCCTCGTAGGCGCGCTCGCTGGGATGCAGGTGGTCGCCACTATCAAAGCCATCGGCAAAGGCCTTGGGGTTGGTGTTGCTGCGCACGGCAGCATCGAAGTCGATGCATCCGTCGAAGATGGGCGAGGTGCGCAGCCACTCGTTGAACTGCTGTCGCATCAGGTCGCGCTGCTCGTTGTAGGTGCGCCAGCCGTAGATGGGCAACAGGGTGCCACTCCATACCTTCAGTCCCATGGCCTTGGCAGGTTTCACATAGATATCCTCCACCCCTTGTTGCATCTCCTGGACCGTGGGCAGGTCGCTCCATGGGCGGAAGGGGTTGACATCCGTGCCCACAGGGTGTATAATGTCGTTGATGCCATGCTGGATAATCACATCGGTGGCACCAGCCACGTTCATCTCGATGGGAAAGCGTGTGGCACCTTTCAGTCCGTAGGCCTGATAGGTGATGCAGTCGTACTGGCGCAGGATACGCGTGCCACTGACGGCACGACGGATGATGGCGGCATTGGTGCCAAAGGCCATCTGAGCCA from the Prevotella sp. E15-22 genome contains:
- a CDS encoding D-2-hydroxyacid dehydrogenase, translating into MKIVILDGFTANPGDLSWAELEALGQVTVYERTLPSETVARAAEADMVLTNKVVVSKEVMDQLPHLKYIGVLATGYNVVDVEAAHQRGIIVTNVPAYSTESVAQMVFAHLLTVTNRTEHYAQENRQGRWSRNADFCYWDFSHMELAGKTFGIVGLGNIGRRVAEIALAFGMKVKAVSSKTTLPAGIEKVSLEALLATADVLSLHCPLTDSTRHLINADTLAKMKSSAILINTGRGSLIDDQAVADALADGRLAAFCADVLTQEPPLADNPLLKLPNAFITPHIAWASKEARVRLIQVATNNVRAFLSGTPQNVV
- a CDS encoding SGNH/GDSL hydrolase family protein, yielding MNNNTKWVACWGNATSITDRREATYAKNLTLRYPIRMCFSGSQLRFRFSNLTGTEPVVLSKVFADHTPITFGGENSVTLMPGKEVESDAISYAVSRGDMVNVSFYLADFTQMNSGTLITGPLSKGFYAYGDYAEADELPLDLTRRTNWFYFLNTIDILTSEENHAIVCFGDSITAQSWPDYMAQMAFGTNAAIIRRAVSGTRILRQYDCITYQAYGLKGATRFPIEMNVAGATDVIIQHGINDIIHPVGTDVNPFRPWSDLPTVQEMQQGVEDIYVKPAKAMGLKVWSGTLLPIYGWRTYNEQRDLMRQQFNEWLRTSPIFDGCIDFDAAVRSNTNPKAFADGFDSGDHLHPSERAYEAMAQAAAHVLLAE
- a CDS encoding O-antigen ligase family protein gives rise to the protein MLSKIAPYYYIVAWICLSSASIFVVTNAFVDSILYPKWIITAMLAVVFTFFSLPFFFFSKNIPWVMVYKQICRYTNIIVLFEALLAIFQIVGLVSMNTSCYAGTFDNTAGLSACLAISYPMGFVFFKEYNKYERFCFCIVKLVCLFALIVYESRIGCVTMILILFLVLFNKHRYKYWLVVFLVVTALVLSACFVKTQSTIGRWFIIERTMELIQERPMTGWGIGGFTKEYMNAQADYFCCYPESPYGLLADNIHHPLNEFLLLAVNYGVPCMSLVLICCMMVFLYYAYHRSPYGKEGCYIFMSILIMAFFSYPFSYPFTWLLLILSVVLVFSVKLGRIKRNRPNLTITFLLWGINALAFVPLSRTLEFHLSWKDASSQTRNPDASQSLYNSLYQCGRNNYHFLYDYACDAYDKEQYELALDLSYKAERYISDYELTMLIGDCCQSLNYQEDAMWHYQRALQMCPSRLMPLYEIYNIYSSRNDTVNCVRLYKQINHKEIKIKNQITEMIIKDVNQDKKRFITN
- a CDS encoding two-component regulator propeller domain-containing protein, which produces MKYLILLFLWLCAVTDIQARLYPVATIHSVKCIEHNDTSIYVLRPNGLKVVNKLTGKITVYDMSTGYFEDQWRIKDMTRPNAWVGLNALAIRPDTIWVGSNDGVLTSITDGRADTTVHYVNHDENKVNDLIWPIGINSIVFDSNGTIVIGGDNCISVIYRSGEEQTLVFPSCDFGNEIWQMVVDHHDDIWIASTLALYGNGLMKYHIGGTLETISDKNDKSMPYDYSKVKGMVIDNDGNLWFGSYHYDSINAEKSEWRAKLLKYDGNNYTSYDVGPDVTIPISLKCDGQGRIWFLPTASFNYSTSVGVEYSKGPLCCFDHGVITRYEWNQETGFCYCVDVDGDSIYIGTDNGVLVFSDGSFHWLNDTEAGVSEPTVNKSMPSQIFDLQGRPIQGLPKHGVYIQNGKKVMR